Sequence from the Pyrobaculum neutrophilum V24Sta genome:
AATTTTTTGTATACCCGTGTACACTGAATCTTGTGTAGACTGAAAATATTTATAGCTGTCTCGTCTATAGCCACATGGGCATTATCGCCAACGAAGCCGTATTTTCGCCCAGCTATGTCCCCGACAGACTCCCCCACAGGGAGCAACAGCTACAGCAGCTCGACACGTTGTTTGGCGGATGGCTGAGGAGCCCCGGCAACCACTACCCAAGAGCTACCCTCCTCGGCAGGCCGGGCACCGGCAAAACAGTCACCTTGCGCAAGCTGTGGGAGCTCCGCAGAGGCGAGGCGGCGGCGCGGTTTGTCTACATCAACGGCTTTCTATTCCGCAACTTCACAACCATCGTAGGCGAGATAGCCAAGTCGCTGAATATACCCTTCCCGAGGCGGGGCCTCAGCCGCGACGAGTTCCTGGCCCTCCTCGTTGAACACCTCCGCGAGAGGGACATCTACGTTTTTCTAGTTCTAGACGACGCCTTCAACTTCGCGCCAGACATACTCTCGACTTTTATCAGACTTGGGCAAGAGACCGACAAGCTCGGGTCTTTTCGAATAGCCCTCGCCGCCGTGGGCCACAGCGATACGATCCTCAACAACCTGGACCCGTCCACCAGAGGCATCATGGGGAAATACGTCGTGCGTTTTACGCCATATACAAAAGACCAGATCTTCGACATATTGCTCGAGAGGGCGCGGGCGGGGCTCGCAGACGGGTCCTACAGCGAGGAGATACTCCAGATGATCGCGGATATAACCGGGGCGCAGAGTCCGCTTGATACAAACAGGGGAGACGCCCGGCTCGCGATAGACATTTTATACAGAGCAGCCCACCTTGCTCAACAAAGCGGCAGGAGACAGATAACGCCAGAGGACGTCAGAAGATCATCCAAGGAGGTCCTATTCGGCGTCTCGGAGGAGGTGCTCGTGGGCCTCCCCCTCCACGAGAAGCTCTTCCTACTGGCGGTCGTCAGAACGCTTAAGACCACCCGCGCCCCATACGTCTCCTTCGGCGACGCCGAGGAGGTGTACAAGATGATATGTGAAGAATATGGAGAGAAGCCCAGGGTACACAGCCAGCTGTGGACCTACCTAGGGGATCTACGGGAGAGGGGCATAATCGAGACGCGGCAGAACAAAAAAGGCGAGGGCATGAGGGGCCGCACGACGCTAATATCCATAGGGACGGAGCCTCTGGACACGCTAGAGGCCGTCCTCACCAAGATGATAAACGAGGAGCTTAAATGATAGAGCTCATTCTGGGCTCGCCCCTCCGCATACGTATCGTCCTAACCCTCTGGAGGTTTGGAGAGCTAAACGCCACAGAGCTCGCGAAGAGACTTGGGACAAACTACAGACAGCTGACGGCACACATCAAGACGCTGGCAGAAAACGGCATAGTGGAGGAGAGGCGTATAGGCAGGGCGAGACTTGTAAAACTGCGGAACACAGGGTTTGTGGAGGCCCTCGCGAAGGCCTTAGCCGAAGCCGAGGAGGCTCTGTTGAGGAGAGCCTCCGCTTAACCATCACCTTTTTAGCCACCGACATACCCACAGGCGTGGGGGCTAGGTTCGAGCGATATGTCGTCGATCTACTCCCGGCTCTAGGCCTTACGCCCAAGGCCACCCGCTACAAGATATACCGCGACGGCGTTGAAGTGGGCGAGGTAGACATCCTCGCAGTTGACCAAAACGGCAACACCTACGCCGTAGAGGTAAAGGCGGGCAAGGTGGACGTCAGCGGCGTCAGGCAGGCGTACGTAAACGCAAAGCTAATAGGGGCCAAGCCCCTCGTCATCGCTAGAGGCTATGCCGACGAAAACGCGCGCCAGCTGGCCAAGGAGCTGGAGGTAGAAGTCGTCCTTCTGCCGGACTACATCTTCCTGTCTATAGACGACTTATACACGGCTTTCACCAACGCCTTTGCCCGCTTCCTAGCCACCGCAGTCGCCGTAGCAGCCGCCCTCGACAAACGCGAGATGGACGCCGTGGAGAGTTGCCCAGACTTCCAGTGCCTATGCGAGAAAGTGGACTGCGAGACATTCTTTAGGAAACTCCCAAGGGAGGCGAAGAACTACGAGCTACTTGTCTCCGTTGTGAAGGCGGTTAGACACCTCCCAGCGCTGTGTGGAAGGCTGTAGGGATCTCCGCCTTGGGTTCCCGCGTGACAAGGTCAAGGCCAACCAGGAGGATGAGGCGTAGGCTTGTCGTAGCCGCTCTGCTTACAGTGGGGGCGCTGGCGCTACTCCTAGACGAGCCGACGGCAGGTGTCGACGTGGTACACGCCCTCGAGGTGGGGTACGCCAAGTCGAGGGGGCCCCGAGTCGCGCGGTGTGACCCGAGGGCGGCCGCGGGTCCCGGGGAGCCGCAAAGGGGGCTTGCGCGGAAACGCCGGCAACAGATAATAACCTGGCGCAAGTCGGCCATATGGAGAAGCTTGTAGAAGAGGTGAAGAGGAGGTTTAAGCCGAAGATAAAGCCAATAGAGTGGAGGGGCGATAGGCTGATCCTCCTCGACCAGAGGCGGCTGCCATTTGAGACGAGGTACGTCGAGGCGAGGACCGTGGCGGAAGTGGCGGACGCCATACGGAACATGGTGGTAAGAGGCGCGCCTGCCATAGGCATAACAGCCGCCTTCGGCATGGTTATATCTCTCCTGGAGTCGAGGCCCAAAACGGTGCAAGAGGCGCTGGCCGTGCTAGCCTCTGCAAGAGACCAACTCTCTAAGACAAGGCCGACAGCCGTTAACCTCTTCTGGGCGCTCGACCGCATGTACAACAAGGCCCAGGCCCTCGCCACATCTACAACATCGGTGGAAGAGCTCGAGGCTGGACTGGAGAAGGAGGCGGTGGCCATATTCGAAGAAGAGCTCGAGGCTGAGATAAGGATGGGTCTCTACGGCGCTGAGCTTCTGGAAGACGGCGACACTGTGTTGACCATTTGCAACGCCGGAGGGTTAGCCACAGGCACAGGGCTTGGCACAGCCACCGCCCCCATCTACGTGGCGAACATGTTGGGAAAACGAGTCTCCGTAGTAGCCCCAGAGACAAGGCCTTGGCAACAGGGGGCTAGGCTCACCGTCTACGAACTCGTCCAAAACGGCGTAAATACGACACTTATCGCGGACACAGCCGTAGGCCTCGTCATGTACCGCAAACTAATCAACCTAGTGATGGTAGGGGCCGACAGGGTGTTGCTAGACGGCCACGTCTACAACAAGATAGGCACCCTCAACGAGGCCGTGCTCGCGAGGGAATTCGGCATTCCGTTCTACGTATTAGCTCCAACGAGCACCATAGACCCGCGTAGCAGAGTAGAAGACGTCAAGATAGAGGAGAGAGATCCGGACGAGGTGCGCACCGCGAGGTCGGAACAGGGCGTGGTCTATGTAACCATGAGGGACGTCCCCGTCTACAACCCAGTCTTCGACGTCACCCCTCCGAAGTACATTACAGGCATAATAACGGAGCGGGGCATCGCGACGCAGCCGCTACATAAAACACTACGCCGTCTGTTGAAGAGCTAGTTCGAAAAACGCCGTTTGAAGACGCGATATATACTTAAAAAAGAGGCCTCTGGCAATATACTATACAAAGGTGAAAAATTTTTTAAGTCAGGTGATCCAATGCCGGCAATGAGGTTTGAAATAGTAGAGAGAAAGCTTGTCGAAGCCTTAATCATACTCTTAATCAACGCAAAGGGCCGCGTGGTCAGCATCAAGGCCACCTCTCTAGCCAAGCTCGCCGGCCTTGGCACAGACCACAGCGCCATCTTGCGAGCCGCCAGGCTCCTACAGAAGCTGTCGAGACACAACTTCCTCTCCACCGCGCCAGACATAAAAAGAAACAAGACCTACCGCTACGTTCTAAAGGAAGACGACGAGCTGTGGCAACTGGCAAGAAGAGACCCGGAGAGGGCCAAGGAGCTACTCGTCAAAATCCTCCATAGATGAACATACATGGAATAGAGATCGACGACGAACTCTACAAGCATTTTCTCCAGTTTCTTTCCGACAGCGAGATAGACGCCCTATTTCTCTCAATCACGAGACCGCCAAGGCGGTACTACATAAGGGTGAACACGGCAAAAACCACGAGAGAGGAGCTCATCGGGCGGTTGAGAGCGCGCGGGGTGACTGCCTACCCAGACGAGCGCTTTGACGACGCCTTATGGATGCCGGTGGAGGGCCCCTTTAAGATACCCACCGCGAGGAAAAGGGTAGTGGTGGACAAGAAAGCCGCAGAAAGCGTTATGATGGGCGCCGACCTCTACGCCCCAGGCGTGGTAAAGACAGACCACGTGAGACGCGGAGAGGAGGTAAACGTGGTGTCGGACAACGGCGTTGTGGTAGCCTTCGGAGTCGCCGTTTCGGACAGCGACGAGGTGATGAAGACGCGGAGGGGGCTTTACATAAGGGTTGAGACGTCTCTGTATAAAACGCCCAAGATCCGAGATCTCCCAGAGTACAGAGACGGCCTCTTCTACAGCCAGAGCCTGCCCGCCATCGCCGTAGGCCACGTGGCGAAAAGAGCCGGCGCGGCCACCGCCGTGGATCTCAACGCGGCTCCCGGCGGCAAGGCAACCCACCTCGCCCAGATGGACATGCGGGTTGTGGCCTTTGACAGATCGTGGCCGAAGATCGAGAGGCTGAAGAGAGAAGTCGAGAGGCTGGGCCTAGCCGGCAACATAGACGTGATACTGCACGACAGTAGATACGTGGATAGGGACTTCCCCAGGCTCCGCGCCGACCTCGCCCTTGTGGATCCCCCCTGTACAGACATTGGGGTGAGGCCGAAGATATATCACAGGGTCACCATGGAGATGGCTAAAACGCTATCCCGCTACCAGCTACAGTTCCTCAAAACAGCCCTAAAGATCGCGTCAAACGTGATATACTCGACATGCACCCTGACTTACATAGAAAACGAAGATGTGGTGAAAAAGTCAGGCGCCGTACCGGCCGACGTTGGGTTAGACGTGGGAGGGCCCGGCTGGGGCTGTCCAGAGTGCAGACGGTTCCTTCCCCACGTACACGACACGCCGGGCTTCTTCATAGCGCTCCTCAGCCGCCGGTAGACGAAAGGGATTTCACGGTCTTCGACACGTAGAGGTCGCACTGCTTCTTAAAACTACAGAAGCCGCAGGCGGGGGGGCTCTCCCCCCTCAACCTACGCTCCACAGCTTTACAAAGATTCCTTATGTAGTACTGCGGGAAGCAGTCCCTACATACAAACACGTCGCCGTAGATATACGCCACGTTCTTGAAGTTCACCTCGTTTCCACATACGGCGCAGCGAGGCATATGTGTAAGACGCTAGAGGTAAATAAGCTTGGCAAACTTATATTACCGCCGCTCCGAGGCTGATATGGCTGGCGCACTCTTTAAGCCGTATACGATCGAGGAGGGGGCCTACCTAGTTAAACTGGCGAGGCGCGCAGTCGAGATCTTCCTAAAAACAGGCCGGGTTGTGGAGCCGGAGGGTCCGCCGGCCAGGCTACTGTTGGACAACTACGGGGTGTTTACGACCATAGAGACCGCCGGCGAGAGGCTGGAGCTCCGCGGCTGCATCGGGTACCCGGAGGGGTATAGAAACGTAGCCTACGCCACGATCCACAGCGCCATTGGCGCCTGTTGCCAAGACCTGAGGTTTCCAGCTCTACGCCTGGAGGAGCTCCCAAACGTCGTCTTCGAGGTATCTGTCCTAAGCCCGCTTAGCCTCGTGACGGAAGACCCGAGGAAATACCCAGAGGTGGTGCAGGTAGGCCGCCACGGCCTGGTGGTGAGGCGCGGCCCCTACTCCGGCCTCCTCCTCCCCCAGGTAGCCGTCGAAGAGTGCTGGGACCCTGTAGAGTTCTTGATACACACCTGCGTAAAGGCGTGGCTCCCCGGCGACTGTTGGCTAGACAAGAGGACGAGACTCTATGTCTACGAGGCCCAGATCTTCCGCGAGACGGCGCCAGGCGGCGATGTGCAAGAGCGGGATCTTAAGGCGGAGGCCGCTAGATGTAGTCCAAAAACTCGCCGATAAAGCGGATGGTGAGGTAGTCGAGGTATTGGCCCCCCACGGCCACGAGCCTCTTTTCCCCCCTCTTCACGACGTAGACGTACGAGTCGCCCAACTTCGCCTGAAGAAGATCGACGTCTAAGCCCTCCAACTTGTCTAGACCCTCCACCCTCGCTCCTAGCTCCCTATCCCCAAGTTTCACATAGGTAAACCCAAGCAGGTCCCTCAGCTCTTCAAGCGAGGAGGGAATGTAGCCAACTCTGCCGTAGGGAGGAATAAGCTTATCTATCCTCTCCCTGAGCTCCCCCACCTGCCTAATGATCTCCTGTTCCCCAGGCGTATACCTGGCTACCGCCTCCGCCTGAGGCGGCGGAGGCTGTCTACGGGCTATGAAAAAGATTATGAAGCCCAACACCGCAACCGCCGCCGCCAACAACGATAGCTCCAACACTTGAAGATACATAGAGATGCCACAGTTGTGTGTATATAATGGTTACAATTAAAAACAGACCAGAAGCGGTGCCGCGTAAAAGCGCTTCAAGACCTTGGCAAGTTGCACTGCGGAGCCAATGCGTTTGGTTCAGCATGGGCATCTCTTCACAGGTCAGGAGACCCTTAGCTCGTCACCGTTGATACCTCGCCATAGGTATTTATGCGATTATACGTTTCCGCTGCCGCGACAAGGCCTTGCCCAGCCTGTGCATGTTCCCGAGAAGCAACATGGTAAGACCCAGCGCCACGAGCTCCGGCTCGCCCCCGATAGCCCCCATCGCCAACACCACAGCCCCATACACCGCCACCATGTGTATGAACATGCCGCTATCTACGTCGCCTGATTTAAGAACTACGCTTAAACAGATTTATAGGCAATGGCTACAGCTGTGTCGGTGAGGTCGCACGGGGACGGGCTGAACATGATGTAAATTCCGCGCGTCTGAACCACGCTCCAACATAACCGAAAGCCTCTACGGTCGCCATGCAAGAGATCAGCCGACGCCCTTGGCAAGAAACAGCAACCGAGGCCCTTGCTGTGGAAATCCCCTTTAGAGCTGAGAAGGGATCTTAAAGGCGGGCTCAGCCGCGAGAAGTGTCTTCACCTCTCTGCAAGTCCTGGAGTCATCAACGTTTATAAAATATGGACATCGGTCTATATATGCTTAAGATAGAGGAGATACTCAAGAAACTCGAAGAGGTGGACAAGGCGGTGAAAAGCGCCGACGAGGTAAAGATGAAGGCGCTAGCTCTCTCGGACCAGATTTCTAGGAAGTACTCCGACGAGATCGTGAAGAAGATAGAGGAGATAGTGAACAACGCCGTTGTTAACTACAAGAAAAACGCGGCAGAGGAGGCGAAGAAGCAAGCTGAGAAGATACTTCAAAACGCCGAGGAGCGAGGCAGAAAAATACTCCAGAGATACCAGGAGAGAAGGGGGGAGCTCGTCTCTAGAGCCCTAGCTATCCTCAATATATGAAGTTCGCCGTATCCGGCGCCGCTTCGGCGATCTTACGCCGGCCGCAACTCGGGCCTAGGGTAAGGGGGTTGAGGATAAGGGAGCTTCCCCGGGACAAGCTCATTTCGTTGATCTACGCCAACTCGCTTGAGGAATTTCTAAACACGTTGAAGACCACCCCATACGCGGTAACGCTAGATAGGCTAAGTAGAGACAACCTCGGCGAGCTCAGGCGGGAGCTCGTAAAGCTGTACCTCGACAGAGTTAGATCGATCTACCTCAGCGCCGGCGGTGACGCAAAAGCCGTGGTGCTCTCCTCCCTCAAGTACTTCGAATACGAAAACATAAGGAACCTAGCCATCGCGATAAAGGCCGGTAGAAACCCGGAGGAGTACATACTATGGGAACCCCTCGAGTTCACAAAGAGGCGCCACATCATTGCAAACCTCCTCGGGGCGAAAAACGTGGAGGAGGTGGGCGAGCGGCTTAAGGCGGCTAGACACATGGCCTACAAGGCCTTCGAGCTGGCGACTAAATACGGCGAGGACAAACTCTCGATTTTTCTAGATAGGCAGTGGATTGAGGACTTCTCCACAACTGCGCCGACGGGGAGAGATAGATCTCTCGCCACGTTTGTGGCAGACATAAGGGAATACTTCAACGTGCTGGTCGCCATCAGGGCGAGGATATGGGGGCTCGCCGAGGAGCTGGACGAGCTGGCAGTTGGAGCCCCGACCCCCCTCGTCACATCGGCGGTAAAGGACCCACCAGCCAAGTTTCTGGAAAACGCAGGCGGAACGCCGTGGGGCAAGGTCCTCCTCGATATGGTCGCCGAGGCGCCGACGCTGGAGAACATATCTATAGCTATGGACAATATATACCCAGCGTATGTGAAAAAGCTTTCAGATATATACACGGCGAGGTACTCCGAGTTCTCCCTCGGCGCTCTGGCGGCCCACCTGGAGTACATGAGGGCGGAGGTTATGACCCTCGTCAGAGCCGCCGCGTTGCTGGCAGAGGGGGTACCAACAGAAAAAAGAAGAAAAGTGTTTGAACCTCTCGCGAGGACTTAAGCCGTAAACACCAACAGGCCAATCAACAGGCCGTAGATCGCCACAGCCTCAGCCAGCGCCAGATATATCAAGTACCAGATCCTTTCCTGCGGCCTCTCGACCAGCGCCGACATGGCGGCGGCACCCGCAAGGCCTAAGGCTATCCCGGCGCCAAGACCAGCGAGGCCGGCGGCGATGCCAGCCCCCAAGTATTTTTCGCCTCCTGTGTGTGTTGTCTGTGCCATTGCCAACATCGCCATTAACACAATTGCAGATAGCGCTTTGGCGTTCATATGCGCCAGACCTCTTAGGTTTTTAAGTATTGACGTAGCTCTTCTATCTTCCTATCGATGAGCGTCTCAACTTCTTTTACCTCGTTCTTTATGTTGGCCATGGCCCTCTCAATTTCCTTGTCTATTAGCTCCTTTACGGTGGTGTTTAGATCCTTCATGGACATGTGGCTGTTGGACCTACTGTCTTATATACGTGATGTTATTATCTTTCTCCTTATGAACTCCTCTCTTTCGCCTTCCTCAAGCGCCAGCCTTATGTACTGCATGTTTTCTCTTATGCGTGGGATTATCACGTAGTCTATGCTGTTTATCATCCTCTGGTACTCCCTAACCCTCCTCAGGAGGGTGTAGAAGAGCGTCTCCTTTTCTGCGAACTCCACAAGCTTCTTGAGGAGCTCTCTCATCTTCACGAGGGCTACGTCGAGCTCCGCGGCCTCCGTGGCGAGGCTGTAGGTGGGGTAGGTCACGTAGTTGCTGACCTCGAGGCCGGTGTGCGTCCCCCTGTTTACCAGCTCTACCTTTACGGTTTTGGGGGTGAGCTCCGCTATGTTTTCTACCCTGTCGATGCCGGTCTTGGCTATCGCGATTTTGAAGTTGGTTGCTACCTCGACGAACCCGTCGGCTATCTCCCGCCTCAGCCTTTCTAGGTCGGGTATGAGGGCTCTGATCCTCTGTATTGTGGAGTTGCGCGCGTCCTCCAGGGTTTTTTTCATTCTCTGGAAAAGCACCAGCTGCCGCCTAAGCCTTATCAGCTCCAGCCTGGATGGGGGTGGTCTAAACGCCACTTGGCCCACAACGCCAAGTTTTTTAAATATTGCCTAGAGGGCGTCGTGAAGGAGACCTGGAGACTCGTGAGGAGGGTTGTGGAGGACGGCGATGTGGTTTTGGAGGTCCTAGACGCCAGAGACCCCCTGGCCACAAGGAGCGAGGAGGTGGAGGAGCTTGCGGATAGGCTCGGCAAGAGGCTTCTCGTCGTGTTGAACAAGGCCGACTTGGTGGAGAGGGGGCTTCTCGAGGAGTGGAGGAGGTATTTCGAGGGTCTGGGGAGGGCTGTGGTGTACATCAGCGCCAAGTATAGGCTGGGCACCCGGAGGCTGATCACCGCCATCAGGTACCTGGCCCCTAGGATCCCCGCCACCGTGGTGGTGGTGGGCTACCCCAACGTCGGCAAGTCCACAATTATCAACTACCTCAAGGGGCGGCATGTGGCGCCCACCAGCCCGAAGCCCGGCTGGACTAGGGGCGAGCAACTCGTGAGGGCTAAGAGCTGGCTCTTGGTGCTGGACACGCCGGGCATCGTGAGGGCTACAACCACGGGGGACCTAGCGCTTGACGTAGTTAGGGGGTTGGTGGATCCCGGCACCGTGGACGACCCAGTGCCGTACGCATACGCTCTGCTCAAGCGCGTGTTGAGCTACAACCCGGACGCCCTTAGGGAGGCCTACGGCGTTAACTGCGGCTTGGAGGAGGCGCTGGAGGAGATCGGGCGAGCTAAGAAGAGGCTTCTGAGGGGGGGTAGGGTGAACGTGGAGGAGGCGGCGCGTATCGTGTTGAGAGACTGGGTGCTCGGGAGGCTGAGGTACGCGGCGCCTCCGCCTAAACAGATATAAACACCCGGCGGATCCCGGCCGTGTGGTTGTCTATACTGGCGGCGGCTCTAGCCGTGTTCGTGGTTTTTGTAAACCCCTTCGCGAGGCCTCTCTACGCCACGGCCCCCGTAGACGTCGGAAATTTCGAAATAACAGCCGGGGGGGAGGTGGACAGGTTTCTACAGATCCCGCCGGCTTTAGCCGCCGCCGTCGCCGTGGCGTTGCTCGCCGCCGCTGTATATGTGGAGTTTTTCGCGAAGCTGAGGGTAGGGGGGTTGCCTAAGGTTCTGGCTCTGTTGGCCTTGGCCTACGCGGTGCCGCTTCCATATCTCTATCTGGTGAAGTTCAGCGACGTGGTTGTCGTGGTGAGCAACTTCGCGATGTATCTATCCCTCCCCATGTTCGGCCTCGCCCTTCTCGTGGCCGTCACCGAGAACCTCCTGGTCCCCAGGAGGAGGGCTAGGGTGATCGCTGATCTGTCAGTGACAGAGGAGAAGACCGAGAGGGGGACGTGATCTACTGCTTTTTCTGTATGCGGAGGCTCGACGTGTACAACGTCGTTAGGATAAGGTCCGAACTCTCGCTCCCCCTATATACCTACTCCTGCGACGAGTGCCTACTTAAGTACAGCGATCTGATCCTTGAGGTCGTGAAACGAGGCGAGAAAATTCCCAATTTTTCCAATAGGCACAATAGGAACGCCGTCCGAAATAGCGGCGGCTTCCGTAGAGGTTACTACAAGCGGTACAACAGAGGGGGCAAAGGCCTGTAGCTTTGTGAGGCACCTCCTGACCTTTTCTAGGTGTCTACGAGCCACCTCGCTCCAGCGGCCGCCTTTCCACCTCTTGGCCTCCGCCACGAAGGCCACCTCCCGGCTCCACGCAACCACGTCGAACTCGGCGCCTCTGCCGCAGCTCAGCCTGACGTTTGACGCCACCATGTATCCAAACTCCGAGAAGACGTGGCGTATAAACTCCTCGAACTCCCTCCAGTCTAGGTACCTGGCGTAGCTGGAGACGTCTATGCCCAACTTCAGCGCCTTGTAGAGGACGTACCCCCTTGTGGAGGGCTCCCGCCCGTCGAGGAAGCCGGCGTCCCTCAGCACCTCCAAGGCAGATCTGTCCCCGGCGAGATATCTCTTCACCGCCGCCTCTAGGCCCGCCACGTTTTAAAACTGCGGAGCGGCAATAAATACGTGATGATGAGCTGTGTGTGACCGGTGATCGAGGTCCAAAGCGCTGAGGCGTAGCAAATTTAATATAGCTCAGACAGCTACGTGCCGTGGGTTGCAGATCGGCTACCACATGTTCTCCCGAGGCCTCTCGGGAGGGGGATCTAGAGGTCGACGTGTTGGTTGTGGGAGGCGGCCTCGGGGGGTTGGCCGCCGCTCTGGAGCTTAAGAGGTACGGCTACAGCCCCAAGGTTGTGTACGTGGGCCGCCTAGGGGGACACCACGTGTTGGGCAACGCGCCGAGGTATTCAGAGGACGTCGACGTGCAGTCCATAGTTGGACGGTCCCGGGAGCTCGACCTCGTCGAGGGGTTTTTCGACGGGGTCTACGTCTACAGCGGCGGCGTGCGGTACAGAGCTAGATATAGACATCTGGTGTTGGCCACAGGCGGCGTTGATGTGCCCATCGCTTTCCCCGGCGGCGGAGGCGCGCCGCAGAAGACGGCCGAGGAGGTTATGGAGGCGCCGCCCAGCGGCCTCAAGATCGCCGTGTGGGGAACCACCGAGTGGGGCCTCCGCACGGCTATTACGCTTAGGAGGGCCGGCAACGACGTCGTCGTCCTCGACAACTCTGCCTACCTAAGGGACGTCAAGTACTTCGAGAAGGTCAAGGCCTCGGCGGACTTCCCCATCGCCACGGCGGTGAACATAAGGGAATACACACGCGGC
This genomic interval carries:
- a CDS encoding ORC1-type DNA replication protein, which codes for MGIIANEAVFSPSYVPDRLPHREQQLQQLDTLFGGWLRSPGNHYPRATLLGRPGTGKTVTLRKLWELRRGEAAARFVYINGFLFRNFTTIVGEIAKSLNIPFPRRGLSRDEFLALLVEHLRERDIYVFLVLDDAFNFAPDILSTFIRLGQETDKLGSFRIALAAVGHSDTILNNLDPSTRGIMGKYVVRFTPYTKDQIFDILLERARAGLADGSYSEEILQMIADITGAQSPLDTNRGDARLAIDILYRAAHLAQQSGRRQITPEDVRRSSKEVLFGVSEEVLVGLPLHEKLFLLAVVRTLKTTRAPYVSFGDAEEVYKMICEEYGEKPRVHSQLWTYLGDLRERGIIETRQNKKGEGMRGRTTLISIGTEPLDTLEAVLTKMINEELK
- a CDS encoding ArsR/SmtB family transcription factor produces the protein MIELILGSPLRIRIVLTLWRFGELNATELAKRLGTNYRQLTAHIKTLAENGIVEERRIGRARLVKLRNTGFVEALAKALAEAEEALLRRASA
- a CDS encoding restriction endonuclease encodes the protein MGARFERYVVDLLPALGLTPKATRYKIYRDGVEVGEVDILAVDQNGNTYAVEVKAGKVDVSGVRQAYVNAKLIGAKPLVIARGYADENARQLAKELEVEVVLLPDYIFLSIDDLYTAFTNAFARFLATAVAVAAALDKREMDAVESCPDFQCLCEKVDCETFFRKLPREAKNYELLVSVVKAVRHLPALCGRL
- a CDS encoding S-methyl-5-thioribose-1-phosphate isomerase encodes the protein MEKLVEEVKRRFKPKIKPIEWRGDRLILLDQRRLPFETRYVEARTVAEVADAIRNMVVRGAPAIGITAAFGMVISLLESRPKTVQEALAVLASARDQLSKTRPTAVNLFWALDRMYNKAQALATSTTSVEELEAGLEKEAVAIFEEELEAEIRMGLYGAELLEDGDTVLTICNAGGLATGTGLGTATAPIYVANMLGKRVSVVAPETRPWQQGARLTVYELVQNGVNTTLIADTAVGLVMYRKLINLVMVGADRVLLDGHVYNKIGTLNEAVLAREFGIPFYVLAPTSTIDPRSRVEDVKIEERDPDEVRTARSEQGVVYVTMRDVPVYNPVFDVTPPKYITGIITERGIATQPLHKTLRRLLKS
- a CDS encoding RsmB/NOP family class I SAM-dependent RNA methyltransferase, with product MNIHGIEIDDELYKHFLQFLSDSEIDALFLSITRPPRRYYIRVNTAKTTREELIGRLRARGVTAYPDERFDDALWMPVEGPFKIPTARKRVVVDKKAAESVMMGADLYAPGVVKTDHVRRGEEVNVVSDNGVVVAFGVAVSDSDEVMKTRRGLYIRVETSLYKTPKIRDLPEYRDGLFYSQSLPAIAVGHVAKRAGAATAVDLNAAPGGKATHLAQMDMRVVAFDRSWPKIERLKREVERLGLAGNIDVILHDSRYVDRDFPRLRADLALVDPPCTDIGVRPKIYHRVTMEMAKTLSRYQLQFLKTALKIASNVIYSTCTLTYIENEDVVKKSGAVPADVGLDVGGPGWGCPECRRFLPHVHDTPGFFIALLSRR
- a CDS encoding TIGR00296 family protein, giving the protein MAGALFKPYTIEEGAYLVKLARRAVEIFLKTGRVVEPEGPPARLLLDNYGVFTTIETAGERLELRGCIGYPEGYRNVAYATIHSAIGACCQDLRFPALRLEELPNVVFEVSVLSPLSLVTEDPRKYPEVVQVGRHGLVVRRGPYSGLLLPQVAVEECWDPVEFLIHTCVKAWLPGDCWLDKRTRLYVYEAQIFRETAPGGDVQERDLKAEAARCSPKTRR
- a CDS encoding V-type ATPase subunit yields the protein MKFAVSGAASAILRRPQLGPRVRGLRIRELPRDKLISLIYANSLEEFLNTLKTTPYAVTLDRLSRDNLGELRRELVKLYLDRVRSIYLSAGGDAKAVVLSSLKYFEYENIRNLAIAIKAGRNPEEYILWEPLEFTKRRHIIANLLGAKNVEEVGERLKAARHMAYKAFELATKYGEDKLSIFLDRQWIEDFSTTAPTGRDRSLATFVADIREYFNVLVAIRARIWGLAEELDELAVGAPTPLVTSAVKDPPAKFLENAGGTPWGKVLLDMVAEAPTLENISIAMDNIYPAYVKKLSDIYTARYSEFSLGALAAHLEYMRAEVMTLVRAAALLAEGVPTEKRRKVFEPLART
- a CDS encoding H+transporting two-sector ATPase subunit C, whose amino-acid sequence is MNAKALSAIVLMAMLAMAQTTHTGGEKYLGAGIAAGLAGLGAGIALGLAGAAAMSALVERPQERIWYLIYLALAEAVAIYGLLIGLLVFTA
- a CDS encoding V-type ATP synthase subunit D — encoded protein: MAFRPPPSRLELIRLRRQLVLFQRMKKTLEDARNSTIQRIRALIPDLERLRREIADGFVEVATNFKIAIAKTGIDRVENIAELTPKTVKVELVNRGTHTGLEVSNYVTYPTYSLATEAAELDVALVKMRELLKKLVEFAEKETLFYTLLRRVREYQRMINSIDYVIIPRIRENMQYIRLALEEGEREEFIRRKIITSRI
- a CDS encoding GTPase, encoding MKETWRLVRRVVEDGDVVLEVLDARDPLATRSEEVEELADRLGKRLLVVLNKADLVERGLLEEWRRYFEGLGRAVVYISAKYRLGTRRLITAIRYLAPRIPATVVVVGYPNVGKSTIINYLKGRHVAPTSPKPGWTRGEQLVRAKSWLLVLDTPGIVRATTTGDLALDVVRGLVDPGTVDDPVPYAYALLKRVLSYNPDALREAYGVNCGLEEALEEIGRAKKRLLRGGRVNVEEAARIVLRDWVLGRLRYAAPPPKQI
- a CDS encoding restriction endonuclease produces the protein MAGLEAAVKRYLAGDRSALEVLRDAGFLDGREPSTRGYVLYKALKLGIDVSSYARYLDWREFEEFIRHVFSEFGYMVASNVRLSCGRGAEFDVVAWSREVAFVAEAKRWKGGRWSEVARRHLEKVRRCLTKLQAFAPSVVPLVVTSTEAAAISDGVPIVPIGKIGNFLASFHDLKDQIAVLK